One Triticum dicoccoides isolate Atlit2015 ecotype Zavitan chromosome 5B, WEW_v2.0, whole genome shotgun sequence genomic window carries:
- the LOC119306382 gene encoding putative ripening-related protein 4: MANLKKLLAMFALVMLLSQLRVHGVSVSVSSSANVTTEAKHLRGRCHISGFLHGKSGDCNRDHGSVCCKDGHRYPQFRCSPPVSADTPAILTLNSFARGGDGGGKSFCDNRFHKGTELVVALSTGWLRLDGKRRCNKMIRINGNGRAVLAKVVDECDSVYGCDAEHNFEPPCPYNDVDASPAVWKALGLKEEIGVFKITWSDV; encoded by the coding sequence ATGGCTAACTTGAAGAAGCTATTAGCTATGTTTGCTCTTGTGATGCTCCTGTCACAGCTTCGCGTCCATGGTGTCTCCGTGTCCGTGAGCAGCAGCGCGAACGTTACTACAGAGGCCAAACATCTTCGCGGCAGGTGCCACATCAGTGGCTTCCTGCATGGCAAATCCGGTGACTGCAACAGGGATCACGGCTCGGTCTGCTGTAAAGACGGTCACCGCTACCCGCAATTCAGGTGCTCGCCCCCGGTGTCGGCCGACACGCCGGCGATCCTAACTCTGAACAGCTTCGCACGAGGTGGAGACGGCGGCGGAAAATCGTTTTGCGACAACCGCTTCCACAAGGGCACCGAGCTGGTGGTGGCGCTGTCAACGGGGTGGTTGCGCCTGGACGGCAAGCGCAGGTGCAACAAGATGATCCGCATCAACGGGAACGGGCGTGCCGTGCTGGCCAAGGTCGTCGATGAGTGCGACTCGGTGTACGGCTGCGACGCCGAGCACAACTTCGAGCCACCGTGCCCATACAATGACGTAGACGCGTCACCGGCCGTGTGGAAGGCGCTCGGGCTCAAGGAGGAGATTGGAGTGTTCAAGATCACTTGGTCTGATGTGTGA
- the LOC119308679 gene encoding putative ripening-related protein 4 — translation MANLKKLLAMFALVMLLSQFRVHGVSVCHISGFLHGKSGDCNRDHGLVCCEDGHRYPQFRCSPSVSADTSAILTLNSFTRGGDGGGKSFCDNRFHKDTELVVALPTGWLRLDGKRRCNKMIRINGNGRAMLAKVVDECDSVYGCDGEHNFEPPCPYNDVDASSAVWKALGLKEEIGVFKITWSDV, via the exons ATGGCTAACTTGAAGAAGCTATTAGCTATGTTTGCTCTCGTGATGCTCCTGTCACAGTTTCGCGTCCATGGTGTCTCCGT GTGCCATATCAGTGGCTTCCTGCATGGCAAATCCGGTGACTGCAACAGAGATCACGGCTTGGTCTGCTGTGAAGACGGTCACCGCTACCCGCAATTCAGGTGCTCGCCCTCGGTGTCAGCCGACACGTCGGCGATCCTAACTCTGAACAGCTTCACACGAGGTGGAGACGGCGGCGGCAAATCGTTCTGCGACAACCGCTTCCACAAGGACACTGAGCTGGTGGTGGCGCTGCCCACGGGGTGGCTGCGCCTGGATGGCAAGCGCAGGTGCAACAAGATGATCCGCATCAACGGGAACGGGCGTGCCATGCTGGCCAAGGTCGTCGACGAGTGCGACTCGGTGTACGGCTGTGACGGCGAGCACAACTTCGAGCCACCGTGCCCATACAATGACGTAGACGCGTCATCGGCCGTGTGGAAGGCGCTGGGCCTCAAGGAGGAGATTGGAGTGTTCAAGATCACTTGGTCTGATGTGTGA
- the LOC119306381 gene encoding putative ripening-related protein 4: MAKLKKLLAMFALVMLLSQLHVHGVSVSVSSSANVTTEAKHLHGRCHISGFLHGKAGDCNRDHGSVCCKDGHRYPQFRCSPPVSADTPAILTLNSFARGGDGGGKSFCDNRFHKDTELVVALSTGWLRLDGKRRCNKMIRINGNGRAVLAKVVDECDSVYGCDAEHNFEPPCPYNDVDASPAVWKALGLKEEIGVFKITWSDV, encoded by the coding sequence ATGGCTAAATTGAAGAAGCTATTAGCTATGTTTGCTCTTGTGATGCTCCTGTCACAGCTTCACGTCCATGGTGTCTCCGTGTCCGTGAGCAGCAGCGCGAACGTTACTACAGAGGCCAAACATCTTCACGGAAGGTGCCACATCAGTGGCTTCCTGCATGGCAAAGCCGGTGACTGCAACAGGGATCACGGCTCAGTCTGCTGTAAAGACGGTCACCGCTACCCGCAATTCAGGTGCTCGCCCCCGGTGTCGGCCGACACGCCAGCGATCCTAACTCTGAACAGCTTCGCACGAGGTGGAGACGGCGGCGGCAAATCGTTCTGCGACAACCGCTTCCACAAGGACACCGAGCTGGTGGTGGCGCTGTCAACGGGGTGGTTGCGCCTGGACGGCAAGCGCAGGTGCAACAAGATGATCCGCATCAACGGGAACGGGCGTGCCGTGCTGGCCAAGGTCGTCGACGAGTGCGACTCGGTGTATGGCTGCGACGCCGAGCACAACTTCGAGCCACCGTGCCCATACAATGACGTAGACGCGTCACCGGCCGTGTGGAAGGCGCTGGGGCTCAAGGAGGAGATTGGAGTGTTCAAGATCACTTGGTCTGATGTGTGA
- the LOC119306380 gene encoding putative ripening-related protein 4 — translation MAKLKKLLAMFALVMLLSQLHVHGVSVSVSSSANVTTEAKHLHGRCHISGFLHGKAGDCNRDHGSVCCKDGHRYPQFRCSPPVSADTPAILTLNSFARGGDGGGKSFCDNRFHKDTELVVALSTGWLRLDGKRRCNKMIRINGNGRAVLAKVVDECDSVYGCDAEHNFEPPCPYNDVDASPAVWKALGLKEEIGVFKITWSDV, via the coding sequence ATGGCTAAATTGAAGAAGCTATTAGCTATGTTTGCTCTTGTGATGCTCCTGTCACAGCTTCACGTCCATGGTGTCTCCGTGTCCGTGAGCAGCAGCGCGAACGTTACTACAGAGGCCAAACATCTTCACGGAAGGTGCCACATCAGTGGCTTCCTGCATGGCAAAGCCGGTGACTGCAACAGGGATCACGGCTCGGTCTGCTGTAAAGACGGTCACCGCTACCCGCAATTCAGGTGCTCGCCCCCGGTGTCGGCCGACACGCCAGCGATCCTAACTCTGAACAGCTTCGCACGAGGTGGAGACGGCGGCGGCAAATCGTTCTGCGACAACCGCTTCCACAAGGACACCGAGCTGGTGGTGGCGCTGTCAACGGGGTGGTTGCGCCTGGACGGCAAGCGCAGGTGCAACAAGATGATCCGCATCAACGGGAACGGGCGTGCCGTGCTGGCCAAGGTCGTCGACGAGTGCGACTCGGTGTACGGCTGCGACGCCGAGCACAACTTCGAGCCACCGTGCCCATACAATGACGTAGACGCGTCACCGGCCGTGTGGAAGGCGCTGGGGCTCAAGGAGGAGATTGGAGTGTTCAAGATCACTTGGTCTGATGTGTGA